In the genome of Rhodamnia argentea isolate NSW1041297 chromosome 3, ASM2092103v1, whole genome shotgun sequence, one region contains:
- the LOC115753559 gene encoding syntaxin-71-like, translated as MSVIDLITRVDAICQKYDKYDLDKQKELNVSGEDAFARLYAAVEADVDAAVQKSELAATEKNRATVIAMNAEIRRTKSRLLEELPKLQRLAFKKVKGLSREELEARSDLASALKDRIEAIPDGTAGVSGQNGGSAGSTSRTGIKFDSTSDRKFGSEYHQQTEESDRFRQEYEMRRMKQDEGLDVIAEGLDTLKNMAGDMNEEFDRQAPLMDEIDEKVDRAASELKNTNRRLKDTVTQLRSSRNFCLDIVLLCIILGIAAYLYNVLK; from the exons ATGAGCGTGATCGACTTGATCACCAGGGTCGACGCGATTTGCCAGAAGTACGACAAGTACGACCTCGACAAGCAGAAGGAACTCAACGTCTCCGGGGAAGATGCTTTCGCTCGCCTCTACGCCGCCGTAGAGGCCGACGTCGACGCCGCCGTCCAG AAATCGGAATTGGCGGCGACAGAGAAGAATAGAGCGACTGTGATTGCGATGAACGCGGAGATTCGTCGAACGAAGTCGCGGTTGCTTGAGGAACTCCCGAAGTTGCAGAGACTAGCTTTCAAAAAG GTCAAGGGGCTTTCAAGAGAAGAGCTCGAGGCTCGAAGTGATTTGGCCTCTGCATTGAAAGATAGGATAGAAGCAATTCCAGATGGAACTGCTGGTGTATCCGGACAAAACGGTGGTTCTGCTGGTTCAACCTCACGCACAGGAATTAAATTTGACTCAACTTCAG ACAGGAAATTTGGTAGTGAGTATCATCAGCAAACTGAAGAGTCGGATAGGTTTAGGCAGGAGTACGAGATGAGGAGAATGAAACAG GATGAAGGCTTAGATGTCATTGCCGAAGGATTGGACACACTGAAAAACATGGCCGGGGACATGAATGAG GAATTTGACAGGCAGGCACCTCTGATGGATGAAATAGATGAAAAG GTTGACAGGGCAGCCTCTGAGCTGAAAAACACTAACAGGAGGCTTAAGGATACAGTTACTCAG CTGAGGTCCAGTCGCAACTTCTGCCTTGATATCGTTCTTCTGTGTATAATTCTCGGCATAGCAGCTTACTTGTACAA TGTTCTGAAGTGA